In a genomic window of uncultured Flavobacterium sp.:
- a CDS encoding SGNH/GDSL hydrolase family protein: MNTKSYFFQSFAIVALAFVAFIGFKQILPDKIFSESKIDSKNVLIDSMLLESVAKDSLSLKSDSIEESERRLGEEKIIYDATEGIEFPSETFDNYKGYQYLISFYEKLYQLEKNPQGNVRIAYYGDSMTDGDLIVQDVRANYQERFGGNGVGFVPITSESSASRGSVKSSYSKNWKTQSYLNVKRPISPFGVNGHVFFANDKANSTWVQYEAGLNKNSTSLDNPTLFYGRASKKGNVNFVIGKDTLRKSLIPNNLVNTLKVTSGSIKAFKANFIHADSIPIYGFNFDNGKGVHVDNFSQRGNSGLPISGFDAGVMQAFNTNLKYDLIILHYGTNVLNYGTKNYFWYERGMKKTVNKIKESFPGVSILIISTADKSTKYDLEMKTDSAVVPLMKAQKRYALETESGFVNLYTLMGGDGSMVKWVDESPARANKDYTHFNQRGAKAIGRLLYDQLNKGYEQYKGLRENRGTVPDQRKTVKKTNTDSVSVKKDSVND; encoded by the coding sequence GTGAATACAAAATCTTATTTTTTTCAGTCTTTTGCAATCGTCGCTTTAGCGTTTGTAGCCTTTATTGGATTTAAGCAAATCTTGCCGGATAAAATCTTTTCAGAAAGTAAAATTGATTCCAAAAATGTACTAATCGATAGTATGCTTTTAGAATCAGTAGCAAAAGATTCATTATCGCTAAAAAGCGATAGTATCGAGGAGAGCGAGCGAAGACTGGGCGAGGAAAAAATTATTTATGATGCTACAGAAGGAATTGAATTTCCATCTGAGACTTTTGATAATTACAAAGGTTATCAGTATTTGATATCCTTTTATGAAAAATTATACCAGCTTGAAAAGAATCCGCAAGGCAATGTCAGAATTGCTTATTACGGAGATTCTATGACAGATGGAGATTTAATTGTGCAGGATGTTCGTGCCAATTATCAGGAACGTTTTGGAGGAAACGGAGTTGGTTTTGTACCTATAACTTCAGAATCTTCGGCTTCGAGAGGTTCTGTAAAATCATCGTATTCTAAAAACTGGAAAACACAATCATATTTGAATGTCAAGAGACCAATAAGTCCTTTTGGTGTAAACGGACACGTGTTTTTTGCAAATGATAAAGCAAACTCAACTTGGGTTCAATATGAAGCAGGATTAAATAAAAACTCAACATCATTAGATAATCCAACATTGTTTTATGGAAGAGCTTCTAAGAAAGGAAATGTGAATTTTGTGATCGGAAAAGATACATTACGAAAAAGCTTAATTCCGAATAATTTGGTAAATACTCTAAAAGTGACTTCAGGAAGTATAAAAGCTTTCAAAGCAAACTTTATCCATGCAGATTCAATTCCGATTTACGGATTTAATTTTGATAACGGAAAAGGAGTTCACGTTGATAACTTCTCACAAAGAGGAAATTCAGGATTGCCAATTTCTGGTTTTGATGCGGGCGTAATGCAAGCTTTCAATACTAATCTAAAATACGATTTGATTATCTTGCATTATGGAACCAACGTATTGAATTACGGAACTAAGAATTATTTCTGGTACGAAAGAGGAATGAAAAAAACGGTGAATAAAATCAAAGAATCATTCCCTGGAGTTTCGATTTTGATTATTTCAACTGCAGACAAATCGACTAAGTATGATCTTGAAATGAAAACAGATTCTGCTGTTGTTCCATTAATGAAAGCGCAAAAAAGATATGCATTAGAAACCGAATCCGGATTTGTTAATTTATACACTTTAATGGGCGGTGACGGATCGATGGTAAAATGGGTTGATGAATCTCCAGCCAGAGCAAATAAAGATTATACACACTTTAATCAGCGTGGTGCAAAAGCAATTGGTAGATTATTGTATGATCAATTGAATAAAGGATACGAACAATATAAAGGACTTCGTGAAAATAGAGGAACTGTTCCCGATCAACGGAAAACAGTCAAAAAAACAAATACAGACTCCGTTTCTGTAAAAAAAGATAGTGTAAATGACTAG